The Takifugu rubripes chromosome 7, fTakRub1.2, whole genome shotgun sequence genome has a segment encoding these proteins:
- the tnxba gene encoding tenascin-N isoform X2 has product MLFTLGLLLLLTPFPSFQSTSNERRNPTGSDVTKLNAAFTPSKPKTTAAPPKQAVPTTLKPSTVNQTVLPAPATAKSKPSPSVIQTTPSVAVKSTPASGTIANKDKHAVAVNQTVSTKSPSATNVKVLRDKPATAGALNLQSASTKSASNHSAKTTKDKLQPVLNQTVTVKPPLANDGKSPKEKTAPTGGPTLQSASTRSASTNSIKTTKDKLQPVLNQTVTVKSSSTSDGKTAKDKPAPPVVQNVQSTSPKTDPASGQKVAKNKSAPSVNQTVVDKSPSSSDAKKVAAVPAAPTKNITAGGSAVTSANQAASNSKDITPKEKPAAAQQIQVVISDGCESVNIKEQELKLKPGAPLVMTHKISLLPGGCSGGCETEMSALKERVARLEKEMSSLKDNCPCSVNCPNDCSGNGECQKGKCVCQQGFMGPDCSNCAQGAECIKKAVKGKAKSTGKTVTVQGEKDKSSAQTKGENTLSQDKEEKKVTEGKNTLSQGKEEKVTEGKNTLSRGKEEKKVTEGKNTLSQGKEEKKVTEGKNTLSQGKEEKKVTEGKNTLSQGKGEKTVTEGKNTLSQGKGETKVTEGKNTLSQGKEEKKVTEGVNTLSQGKEEKKVTEGKNTLSQGKEEKKVTEGKNTLSQGKEEKKVTEGKNTLSQGKEEKKVTEGKNTLLQGKEEKKVTEGENTLSQGKEEKKVMEGKNTLSQGKEEKTVMEGKNTLSQGKEEKKVTEGKNTLSQGKEEKKVMEGKNTISQGKEEKKVMEGESTLLQGKEQKKVTEIKDADAKPKVTTGTFTKLSLSKTQTKQEVSTKKTPTKDSGAAKTTHPTVSQVQVKHDKGNQEESRKEKTVTASKKVQKPEVKLGTTSKTYSNSEQLKDEPQTNRTQSNVKTSTSSSKTLITLSKSVGTKKNKVEKESSEHSTLPEKSVVQSVGQKNIKKVKGDAMPSQSTDNKSTEVIKIVKDTEDKVLQRSQDLVNGTGVSILSEGQDTRDKTTTQGSGSVRVLGGSGLGSVKVANVSSYSFTLMWSAPQGMFKNFTLIRTESLTEGTQVDHEEFEEETFEEVKTYTIKNTTARVQVPTESSNTTVVSESRGKAETRRISMVIPGNVRSVEFSNLRPNTAYVLQIYGSAAQRRSKIHRVTTVTGPEPATEMVFSNVTESSLSVSWSKPKTTYAAFRITYTNIVTGEYHYVTVSSQQSHVVLTKLSVGTSYIVSVMATQGRTQSDALTSIITTVPAPPTHLRVVNVTDTKALLQWTPSLGKVDRFIISYESSKTPNVTVTVMLSGNSVEHQLRGLQRGTMYTVKVLSQKDSHQSMAVSTTFTTANLVKASEVSARYAVIIWRTSTVVYHSYRLIYQVAGEETKEVILDGTMTEYKLTGLLPMSRYIVLVQGERDGRYTSIVTTEFITGKLRFPFPTDCSQELLNGALESGEVDIYPQGKEGRSVRVYCDMETDGGGWTVFQRRMNGRTDFYRTWTEYSAGFGNLSEEFWLGNDVLYNLTSVGPMSLRVDMRYGNKTVYAHYANFSIDSKERHYTLTVSGYTGNAGDSMRYHNSRPFSSWDKNPDPLGIHCARSYMGGWWYKNCYKTNLNGIYGANHDNQGIVWIDWKGKDVSIPFTEMKVRPSRFSPATHG; this is encoded by the exons ATGCTGTTTACTCTTGgacttctcctccttctcaccCCATTTCCATCATTCCAATCCACATCCAATGAGAGGAGAAACCCGACAGGAAGCGATGTGACCAAACTTAATGCCGCTTTCACCCCGTCGAAACCGAAAACCACTGCGGCCCCCCCCAAACAGGCCGTTCCCACAACCCTAAAGCCAAGCACAGTCAATCAAACAGTTTTGCCTGCTCCTGCGACCGCCAAAAGCAAACCCAGCCCATCAGTAATCCAAACCACTCCGTCAGTAGCAGTAAAGTCTACTCCCGCCAGTGGCACCATCGCCAACAAAGACAAGCATGCAGTAGCAGTTAATCAAACTGTTTCCACAAAATCCCCTTCAGCTACTAATGTGAAGGTTCTCAGAGACAAGCCCGCCACCGCTGGAGCCCTAAACCTTCAGTCAGCGTCCACAAAGTCTGCCTCAAACCACAGTGCTAAAACCACCAAAGACAAACTCCAACCTGTGCTCAATCAGACCGTTACAGTCAAACCTCCCTTGGCCAATGATGGGAAGTCTCCAAAAGAGAAGACTGCCCCCACTGGAGGTCCAACTCTTCAGTCAGCATCCACAAGGTCTGCATCAACAAACAGCATCAAAACCACCAAAGACAAACTCCAACCTGTGCTAAATCAGACCGTTACAGTCAAATCCTCTTCAACCAGTGATGGGAAGACTGCCAAAGACAAACCCGCCCCCCCTGTGGTTCAAAATGTTCAGTCAACATCTCCAAAGACAGACCCTGCCAGTGGTCAGAAAGTTGCCAAAAACAAGTCAGCACCCTCAGTCAATCAGACTGTTGTAGATAAATCTCCATCCAGCAGCGACGCAAAGAAGGTTGCAGCAGTTCCAGCTGCTCCAACAAAGAACATAACAGCTGGAGGTTCTGCAGTAACATCTGCTAATCAAGCAGCTTCAAACAGCAAAGACATAACTCCAAAAGAGAAGCCTGCCGCAGCACAACAGATCCAGGTGGTCATCAGTGATGGCTGTGAGTCAGTCAACATTAAGGAGCAGGAGTTGAAGCTGAAGCCCGGAGCTCCTTTGGTTATGACCCATAAGATCAGCTTGTTGCCCGGTGGCTGTTCAGGGGGGTGTGAGACTGAGATGAGTGCCCTGAAGGAGCGTGTGGCCCGCTTGGAAAAAGAGATGTCCTCCCTAAAGGATAACT gTCCGTGTTCTGTCAACTGTCCAAATGACTGTAGTGGCAATGGGGAATGCCAGAAGGGGAAATGTGTCTGCCAGCAGGGGTtcatggggccagactgcagcaATTGTGCCCAAGGAGCTGAGTGCATCAAAA AAGCTGTCAAAGGAAAGGCCAAATCAACAGGGAAGACAGTGACAGTGCaaggagaaaaagacaaaagcagTGCCCAGACCAAAGGAGAGAACACTCTCTCACAGgacaaggaggagaagaaggttaCGGAAGGAAAGAACACTCTCTCACAGGGCAAGGAGGAGAAGGTTACGGAAGGAAAGAACACTCTCTCACGGGgcaaggaggaaaagaaggttACGGAAGGAAAGAACACTCTCTCGCAGggcaaggaggagaagaaggttaCGGAAGGAAAGAACACTCTCTCgcaaggaaaggaggagaagaaggttaCGGAAGGAAAGAACACTCTCTCGCAGGGCAAGGGGGAGAAAACAGTTACGGAAGGAAAGAACACTCTCTCGCAAGGAAAGGGGGAGACGAAGGTTACGGAAGGAAAGAACACTCTCTCgcaaggaaaggaggagaagaaggttaCGGAAGGAGTGAACACTCTCTCACAGGgcaaggaggaaaagaaggttACGGAAGGAAAGAACACTCTCTCgcaaggaaaggaggagaagaaggttaCGGAAGGAAAGAACACTCTCTCGCAGGgcaaggaggagaaaaaagttACGGAAGGAAAGAACACTCTCTCgcaaggaaaggaggagaagaaggttaCGGAAGGAAAGAACACTCTCTTgcaaggaaaggaggagaagaaggttaCAGAAGGAGAGAACACTCTCTCgcaaggaaaggaggagaagaaggttaTGGAAGGAAAGAACACTCTCTCGCAGGGCAAGGAGGAGAAAACAGTTATGGAAGGAAAGAACACTCTCTCgcaaggaaaggaggagaagaaggttaCGGAAGGAAAGAACACTCTCTCACAGGgcaaggaggaaaagaaggttATGGAAGGAAAGAACACTATCTCCcagggaaaggaggagaagaaggttaTGGAAGGAGAGAGCACTCTTTTGCAGGGAAAGGAACAGAAGAAG GTTACTGAAATCAAAGATGCTGATGCTAAACCCAAAGTGACTACCGGAACTTTCACTAAACTGAGTCTcagtaaaacacaaacaaagcaagaagtttCGACAAAGAAAACACCTACTAAAGACTCTGGAGCAGCAAAGACCACTCACCCAACTGTTTCTCAGGTTCAAGTGAAGCATGATAAAGGAAACCAAGAGGAATCCCGCAAAGAAAAAACAGTGACAGCTTCTAAAAAGGTACAAAAACCTGAAGTAAAACTTGGAACTACCAGCAAAACATATTCTAATTCTGAACAGTTAAAAGATGAACCTCAAACAAACAGAACCCAGAGTAATGTAAAGACATCAACTAGTTCCTCAAAAACCTTGATAACTCTGTCCAAAAGTGTtggaactaaaaaaaacaaagtagaGAAGGAGTCTTCGGAGCACTCTACTCTACCTGAGAAGAGTGTTGTTCAATCAGTTGGCCAGAAAAACATCAAGAAGGTCAAAGGAGATGCAATGCCTTCGCAATCCACTGACAACAAAAGCACTGAAGTTATCAAAATTGTAAAAGACACAGAAGACAAAGTTTTACAGAGGAGTCAGGATTTAGTTAATGGTACAGGGGTGTCAATATTGAGTGAGGGACAGGACACGCGGGACAAAACAACAACGCAAGGCTCTGGCAGTGTGAGGGTTCTGGGAGGATCTGGATTAGGTTCGGTGAAGGTTGCCAATGTCTCCTCCTACAGCTTCACTCTCATGTGGTCAGCACCACAAGGAATGTTCAAAAACTTCACATTGATCAGGACAGAATCGTTGACAGAAGGTACCCAGGTTGATCATGAGGAGTTTGAGGAGGAGACTTTTGAAGAAGTCAAGACTTACACGATAAAGAACACAACGGCTAGAGTCCAGGTACCGACTGAAAGCAGCAACACCACTGTGGTGTCTGAGTCAAGAGGCAAAGCTGAAACCAGAAGAATCTCCATGGTGATCCCTGGAAACGTGCGCTCTGTGGAGTTCAGCAACCTTCGGCCAAACACAGCGTATGTCCTTCAAATCTACGGCAGTGCAGCACAGAGGAGGTCAAAGATCCACAGAGTAACCACAGTCACAG gtcCAGAACCAGCCACAGAGATGGTTTTCAGTAATGTGACAGAGTCCTCCCTCAGTGTTTCCTGGTCCAAACCAAAGACAACGTACGCAGCCTTCCGGATCACATACACCAACATTGTCACAG GAGAGTACCATTATGTGACCGTGAGCTCTCAGCAATCTCATGTGGTTCTCACCAAGTTATCTGTTGGAACCTCCTACATAGTTTCTGTCATGGCTACACAAGGCAGAACCCAGAGTGATGCTCTAACATCCATCATAACCACAG TACCCGCCCCTCCAACACATCTTAGAGTCGTCAACGTGACAGATACCAAAGCTCTGCTGCAATGGACCCCCAGTTTGGGAAAAGTAGATCGCTTCATCATCAGCTATGAGTCCTCCAAGA CTCCTAATGTGACCGTGACTGTGATGTTGTCTGGGAACTCGGTGGAACACCAGCTGAGAGGCCTGCAGAGAGGCACCATGTACACAGTTAAAGTCCTGAGTCAGAAGGACAGTCACCAGAGCATGGCCGTCTCAACCACATTTACCACTGCTAATT TGGTCAAAGCCAGTGAGGTCAGTGCCCGCTACGCAGTGATCATCTGGAGAACCTCCACAGTCGTCTACCATAGCTACAGGCTGATCTACCAGGTGGCTGGAGAGGAGACAAAG GAGGTGATCTTGGATGGAACCATGACAGAGTATAAGCTGACAGGCCTGCTGCCAATGTCGCGTTACATTGTTCTGgttcagggagagagagatggccGCTACACATCTATAGTCACAACAGAATTCATCACtg GCAAACTACGGTTCCCCTTCCCTACTGATTGCTCCCAGGAGCTACTAAACGGAGCTCTGGAGTCAGGGGAGGTGGACATCTACCCCCAGGGAAAAGAGGGACGGTCGGTCCGCGTGTATTGTGACATGGAGACCGATGGAGGCGGCTGGACA GTGTTCCAGAGGAGGATGAATGGAAGGACGGATTTCTACAGAACCTGGACTGAGTACAGTGCCGGATTCGGAAACCTCAGTGAAGAATTCTGGCTCG
- the tnxba gene encoding tenascin-N isoform X3, translated as MLFTLGLLLLLTPFPSFQSTSNERRNPTGSDVTKLNAAFTPSKPKTTAAPPKQAVPTTLKPSTVNQTVLPAPATAKSKPSPSVIQTTPSVAVKSTPASGTIANKDKHAVAVNQTVSTKSPSATNVKVLRDKPATAGALNLQSASTKSASNHSAKTTKDKLQPVLNQTVTVKPPLANDGKSPKEKTAPTGGPTLQSASTRSASTNSIKTTKDKLQPVLNQTVTVKSSSTSDGKTAKDKPAPPVVQNVQSTSPKTDPASGQKVAKNKSAPSVNQTVVDKSPSSSDAKKVAAVPAAPTKNITAGGSAVTSANQAASNSKDITPKEKPAAAQQIQVVISDGCESVNIKEQELKLKPGAPLVMTHKISLLPGGCSGGCETEMSALKERVARLEKEMSSLKDNCPCSVNCPNDCSGNGECQKGKCVCQQGFMGPDCSNCAQGAECIKKAVKGKAKSTGKTVTVQGEKDKSSAQTKGENTLSQDKEEKKVTEGKNTLSQGKEEKVTEGKNTLSRGKEEKKVTEGKNTLSQGKEEKKVTEGKNTLSQGKEEKKVTEGKNTLSQGKGEKTVTEGKNTLSQGKGETKVTEGKNTLSQGKEEKKVTEGVNTLSQGKEEKKVTEGKNTLSQGKEEKKVTEGKNTLSQGKEEKKVTEGKNTLSQGKEEKKVTEGKNTLLQGKEEKKVTEGENTLSQGKEEKKVMEGKNTLSQGKEEKTVMEGKNTLSQGKEEKKVTEGKNTLSQGKEEKKVMEGKNTISQGKEEKKVMEGESTLLQGKEQKKVTEIKDADAKPKVTTGTFTKLSLSKTQTKQEVSTKKTPTKDSGAAKTTHPTVSQVQVKHDKGNQEESRKEKTVTASKKVQKPEVKLGTTSKTYSNSEQLKDEPQTNRTQSNVKTSTSSSKTLITLSKSVGTKKNKVEKESSEHSTLPEKSVVQSVGQKNIKKVKGDAMPSQSTDNKSTEVIKIVKDTEDKVLQRSQDLVNGTGVSILSEGQDTRDKTTTQGSGSVRVLGGSGLGSVKVANVSSYSFTLMWSAPQGMFKNFTLIRTESLTEGTQVDHEEFEEETFEEVKTYTIKNTTARVQVPTESSNTTVVSESRGKAETRRISMVIPGNVRSVEFSNLRPNTAYVLQIYGSAAQRRSKIHRVTTVTGPEPATEMVFSNVTESSLSVSWSKPKTTYAAFRITYTNIVTGEYHYVTVSSQQSHVVLTKLSVGTSYIVSVMATQGRTQSDALTSIITTVPAPPTHLRVVNVTDTKALLQWTPSLGKVDRFIISYESSKTPNVTVTVMLSGNSVEHQLRGLQRGTMYTVKVLSQKDSHQSMAVSTTFTTANLVKASEVSARYAVIIWRTSTVVYHSYRLIYQVAGEETKEVILDGTMTEYKLTGLLPMSRYIVLVQGERDGRYTSIVTTEFITGKLRFPFPTDCSQELLNGALESGEVDIYPQGKEGRSVRVYCDMETDGGGWTVFQRRMNGRTDFYRTWTEYSAGFGNLSEEFWLGNDVLYNLTSVGPMSLRVDMRYGNKTVYAHYANFSIDSKERHYTLTVSGYTGNAGDSMRYHNSRPFSSWDKNPDPLGIHCARSYMGGWWYKNCYKTNLNGIYGANHDNQGIVWIDWKGKDVSIPFTEMKVRPSRFSPATHG; from the exons ATGCTGTTTACTCTTGgacttctcctccttctcaccCCATTTCCATCATTCCAATCCACATCCAATGAGAGGAGAAACCCGACAGGAAGCGATGTGACCAAACTTAATGCCGCTTTCACCCCGTCGAAACCGAAAACCACTGCGGCCCCCCCCAAACAGGCCGTTCCCACAACCCTAAAGCCAAGCACAGTCAATCAAACAGTTTTGCCTGCTCCTGCGACCGCCAAAAGCAAACCCAGCCCATCAGTAATCCAAACCACTCCGTCAGTAGCAGTAAAGTCTACTCCCGCCAGTGGCACCATCGCCAACAAAGACAAGCATGCAGTAGCAGTTAATCAAACTGTTTCCACAAAATCCCCTTCAGCTACTAATGTGAAGGTTCTCAGAGACAAGCCCGCCACCGCTGGAGCCCTAAACCTTCAGTCAGCGTCCACAAAGTCTGCCTCAAACCACAGTGCTAAAACCACCAAAGACAAACTCCAACCTGTGCTCAATCAGACCGTTACAGTCAAACCTCCCTTGGCCAATGATGGGAAGTCTCCAAAAGAGAAGACTGCCCCCACTGGAGGTCCAACTCTTCAGTCAGCATCCACAAGGTCTGCATCAACAAACAGCATCAAAACCACCAAAGACAAACTCCAACCTGTGCTAAATCAGACCGTTACAGTCAAATCCTCTTCAACCAGTGATGGGAAGACTGCCAAAGACAAACCCGCCCCCCCTGTGGTTCAAAATGTTCAGTCAACATCTCCAAAGACAGACCCTGCCAGTGGTCAGAAAGTTGCCAAAAACAAGTCAGCACCCTCAGTCAATCAGACTGTTGTAGATAAATCTCCATCCAGCAGCGACGCAAAGAAGGTTGCAGCAGTTCCAGCTGCTCCAACAAAGAACATAACAGCTGGAGGTTCTGCAGTAACATCTGCTAATCAAGCAGCTTCAAACAGCAAAGACATAACTCCAAAAGAGAAGCCTGCCGCAGCACAACAGATCCAGGTGGTCATCAGTGATGGCTGTGAGTCAGTCAACATTAAGGAGCAGGAGTTGAAGCTGAAGCCCGGAGCTCCTTTGGTTATGACCCATAAGATCAGCTTGTTGCCCGGTGGCTGTTCAGGGGGGTGTGAGACTGAGATGAGTGCCCTGAAGGAGCGTGTGGCCCGCTTGGAAAAAGAGATGTCCTCCCTAAAGGATAACT gTCCGTGTTCTGTCAACTGTCCAAATGACTGTAGTGGCAATGGGGAATGCCAGAAGGGGAAATGTGTCTGCCAGCAGGGGTtcatggggccagactgcagcaATTGTGCCCAAGGAGCTGAGTGCATCAAAA AAGCTGTCAAAGGAAAGGCCAAATCAACAGGGAAGACAGTGACAGTGCaaggagaaaaagacaaaagcagTGCCCAGACCAAAGGAGAGAACACTCTCTCACAGgacaaggaggagaagaaggttaCGGAAGGAAAGAACACTCTCTCACAGGGCAAGGAGGAGAAGGTTACGGAAGGAAAGAACACTCTCTCACGGGgcaaggaggaaaagaaggttACGGAAGGAAAGAACACTCTCTCGCAGggcaaggaggagaagaaggttaCGGAAGGAAAGAACACTCTCTCgcaaggaaaggaggagaagaaggttaCGGAAGGAAAGAACACTCTCTCGCAGGGCAAGGGGGAGAAAACAGTTACGGAAGGAAAGAACACTCTCTCGCAAGGAAAGGGGGAGACGAAGGTTACGGAAGGAAAGAACACTCTCTCgcaaggaaaggaggagaagaaggttaCGGAAGGAGTGAACACTCTCTCACAGGgcaaggaggaaaagaaggttACGGAAGGAAAGAACACTCTCTCgcaaggaaaggaggagaagaaggttaCGGAAGGAAAGAACACTCTCTCGCAGGgcaaggaggagaaaaaagttACGGAAGGAAAGAACACTCTCTCgcaaggaaaggaggagaagaaggttaCGGAAGGAAAGAACACTCTCTTgcaaggaaaggaggagaagaaggttaCAGAAGGAGAGAACACTCTCTCgcaaggaaaggaggagaagaaggttaTGGAAGGAAAGAACACTCTCTCGCAGGGCAAGGAGGAGAAAACAGTTATGGAAGGAAAGAACACTCTCTCgcaaggaaaggaggagaagaaggttaCGGAAGGAAAGAACACTCTCTCACAGGgcaaggaggaaaagaaggttATGGAAGGAAAGAACACTATCTCCcagggaaaggaggagaagaag GTTATGGAAGGAGAGAGCACTCTTTTGCAGGGAAAGGAACAGAAGAAGGTTACTGAAATCAAAGATGCTGATGCTAAACCCAAAGTGACTACCGGAACTTTCACTAAACTGAGTCTcagtaaaacacaaacaaagcaagaagtttCGACAAAGAAAACACCTACTAAAGACTCTGGAGCAGCAAAGACCACTCACCCAACTGTTTCTCAGGTTCAAGTGAAGCATGATAAAGGAAACCAAGAGGAATCCCGCAAAGAAAAAACAGTGACAGCTTCTAAAAAGGTACAAAAACCTGAAGTAAAACTTGGAACTACCAGCAAAACATATTCTAATTCTGAACAGTTAAAAGATGAACCTCAAACAAACAGAACCCAGAGTAATGTAAAGACATCAACTAGTTCCTCAAAAACCTTGATAACTCTGTCCAAAAGTGTtggaactaaaaaaaacaaagtagaGAAGGAGTCTTCGGAGCACTCTACTCTACCTGAGAAGAGTGTTGTTCAATCAGTTGGCCAGAAAAACATCAAGAAGGTCAAAGGAGATGCAATGCCTTCGCAATCCACTGACAACAAAAGCACTGAAGTTATCAAAATTGTAAAAGACACAGAAGACAAAGTTTTACAGAGGAGTCAGGATTTAGTTAATGGTACAGGGGTGTCAATATTGAGTGAGGGACAGGACACGCGGGACAAAACAACAACGCAAGGCTCTGGCAGTGTGAGGGTTCTGGGAGGATCTGGATTAGGTTCGGTGAAGGTTGCCAATGTCTCCTCCTACAGCTTCACTCTCATGTGGTCAGCACCACAAGGAATGTTCAAAAACTTCACATTGATCAGGACAGAATCGTTGACAGAAGGTACCCAGGTTGATCATGAGGAGTTTGAGGAGGAGACTTTTGAAGAAGTCAAGACTTACACGATAAAGAACACAACGGCTAGAGTCCAGGTACCGACTGAAAGCAGCAACACCACTGTGGTGTCTGAGTCAAGAGGCAAAGCTGAAACCAGAAGAATCTCCATGGTGATCCCTGGAAACGTGCGCTCTGTGGAGTTCAGCAACCTTCGGCCAAACACAGCGTATGTCCTTCAAATCTACGGCAGTGCAGCACAGAGGAGGTCAAAGATCCACAGAGTAACCACAGTCACAG gtcCAGAACCAGCCACAGAGATGGTTTTCAGTAATGTGACAGAGTCCTCCCTCAGTGTTTCCTGGTCCAAACCAAAGACAACGTACGCAGCCTTCCGGATCACATACACCAACATTGTCACAG GAGAGTACCATTATGTGACCGTGAGCTCTCAGCAATCTCATGTGGTTCTCACCAAGTTATCTGTTGGAACCTCCTACATAGTTTCTGTCATGGCTACACAAGGCAGAACCCAGAGTGATGCTCTAACATCCATCATAACCACAG TACCCGCCCCTCCAACACATCTTAGAGTCGTCAACGTGACAGATACCAAAGCTCTGCTGCAATGGACCCCCAGTTTGGGAAAAGTAGATCGCTTCATCATCAGCTATGAGTCCTCCAAGA CTCCTAATGTGACCGTGACTGTGATGTTGTCTGGGAACTCGGTGGAACACCAGCTGAGAGGCCTGCAGAGAGGCACCATGTACACAGTTAAAGTCCTGAGTCAGAAGGACAGTCACCAGAGCATGGCCGTCTCAACCACATTTACCACTGCTAATT TGGTCAAAGCCAGTGAGGTCAGTGCCCGCTACGCAGTGATCATCTGGAGAACCTCCACAGTCGTCTACCATAGCTACAGGCTGATCTACCAGGTGGCTGGAGAGGAGACAAAG GAGGTGATCTTGGATGGAACCATGACAGAGTATAAGCTGACAGGCCTGCTGCCAATGTCGCGTTACATTGTTCTGgttcagggagagagagatggccGCTACACATCTATAGTCACAACAGAATTCATCACtg GCAAACTACGGTTCCCCTTCCCTACTGATTGCTCCCAGGAGCTACTAAACGGAGCTCTGGAGTCAGGGGAGGTGGACATCTACCCCCAGGGAAAAGAGGGACGGTCGGTCCGCGTGTATTGTGACATGGAGACCGATGGAGGCGGCTGGACA GTGTTCCAGAGGAGGATGAATGGAAGGACGGATTTCTACAGAACCTGGACTGAGTACAGTGCCGGATTCGGAAACCTCAGTGAAGAATTCTGGCTCG